A genome region from Alkalimarinus coralli includes the following:
- a CDS encoding anhydro-N-acetylmuramic acid kinase — MASSASEGLYIGLMSGTSIDAVDAVLVKISNKIEILATHSTPISQTLKETILALCSSGENEIQRACELDRELGHIFAKCALAVCNKAHIPASHISAIGSHGQTIRHSPHGKQAFTLQIADPNTIAEESGITTVADFRRRDIAAGGQGAPLVPAFHEHVFGCSTKNRAIVNIGGMANITLISTPETPTIGFDTGPGNVLLDYWIHKHQRKKYDQNGNWAASGSVNNDLLGALLKAPYLSTPPPKSTGRELFNPEWLEHQLANFSDISPADIQCTLTEFTCQTIANDLKALDTTRTRDQHTHEIYICGGGANNSYMLDRLQSLLPGKNVSTTSSLGIAPELVESTAFAWLAYRTMNRLSGNLTSVTGARKERVLGAIYWGN, encoded by the coding sequence ATGGCCAGTTCAGCAAGTGAAGGGCTTTATATTGGATTAATGTCCGGCACCAGCATCGACGCCGTCGATGCTGTTCTTGTTAAGATCTCTAACAAAATTGAAATTCTCGCCACGCACTCCACGCCAATCTCTCAAACACTCAAAGAAACAATACTTGCGTTATGCTCCAGCGGAGAAAATGAGATACAGCGCGCTTGTGAACTTGACCGGGAGCTGGGGCACATCTTTGCAAAGTGCGCTTTAGCTGTCTGCAATAAAGCACACATACCGGCCAGCCATATATCTGCTATTGGCAGCCACGGACAGACTATCCGCCACTCTCCCCACGGCAAGCAAGCATTTACACTACAAATTGCTGACCCAAACACCATTGCAGAAGAAAGCGGAATAACAACTGTGGCTGACTTTAGGCGACGAGATATTGCAGCGGGAGGGCAAGGCGCACCGCTAGTGCCCGCATTTCATGAACATGTATTCGGATGCAGCACTAAAAATAGAGCAATCGTAAATATTGGCGGCATGGCCAACATTACCCTGATTTCAACACCTGAAACACCTACAATAGGCTTTGATACTGGCCCAGGTAACGTACTGCTTGATTATTGGATACACAAACATCAACGTAAGAAGTACGACCAAAATGGTAATTGGGCAGCTTCAGGAAGTGTAAACAACGATTTATTAGGCGCATTACTTAAAGCCCCCTATCTATCGACCCCGCCGCCCAAAAGTACAGGAAGAGAGCTTTTTAACCCGGAATGGCTAGAGCACCAGCTGGCCAACTTTTCTGATATTTCGCCAGCAGATATTCAGTGCACATTGACTGAGTTTACATGTCAAACAATAGCCAACGACCTAAAAGCACTCGATACAACACGAACTAGAGATCAGCATACGCACGAGATTTATATTTGCGGCGGCGGCGCCAATAATAGCTATATGCTTGATCGCTTACAGTCACTTTTACCCGGCAAAAATGTATCAACAACCAGCTCTCTGGGCATTGCTCCCGAGCTTGTTGAGTCTACGGCATTTGCCTGGTTGGCCTATCGAACAATGAATAGATTAAGCGGAAACTTAACGAGCGTAACGGGCGCCCGTAAAGAAAGGGTGCTTGGCGCCATATATTGGGGAAATTAA
- a CDS encoding bactofilin family protein, with protein sequence MWGNKKAKGRKPVAGHFDTLISNKTQIEGDLHFSGGLHIDGVVKGTIRADEGGEAVIRISDVGEVDGDVIAPHIIVNGTVHGDVYSSKHIELAANASIKGNVYYHLIEMVMGAEVNGNLVHHKEPVPISDIKPHSNENQTQTALSDADEQTLNEERLSAG encoded by the coding sequence ATGTGGGGTAATAAGAAAGCTAAAGGGCGTAAACCTGTCGCGGGACATTTTGATACCTTGATATCTAACAAAACTCAAATAGAAGGCGATTTGCACTTTTCTGGCGGGTTGCATATTGATGGTGTTGTGAAAGGTACTATACGGGCAGATGAAGGTGGTGAAGCCGTCATTCGTATCAGCGATGTGGGCGAGGTTGATGGTGATGTGATTGCCCCCCATATCATTGTGAATGGAACTGTTCATGGCGACGTATACTCGTCAAAGCATATTGAGCTGGCGGCCAATGCGTCTATCAAAGGAAACGTGTACTATCACCTGATAGAAATGGTGATGGGGGCTGAAGTGAATGGCAATCTGGTTCACCATAAAGAGCCCGTTCCGATCAGCGATATCAAGCCTCACTCGAACGAGAACCAGACTCAAACTGCCTTAAGTGATGCTGATGAGCAGACGCTTAACGAAGAGAGATTATCTGCAGGGTAA
- the argC gene encoding N-acetyl-gamma-glutamyl-phosphate reductase, with protein MIKVGIVGGTGYTGVELLRLLAMHPDVDLQVITSRSEAGTLVSDTYPNLRGRLDLPFTEPDVNKLAACDLVFFATPNGVAMKQVPELLSKGVRVIDLAADFRISDVAVWEKWYGQSHACSELLKQAVYGLPEINRSEIKHCQLLANPGCYPTAVQLGFLPLLENNLIETSHLIADAKSGISGAGRGANVGSLFSETSGSFKAYGASGHRHLPEIKQGLNAMQGGDVGLTFVPHLLPMIRGIEATLYARLTPDSQKGMALEDIQALFEARYKDEPFVDVMPLRSHPETRSVKGSNMCRIALHQQENSDTIIVLSVIDNLVKGAAGQAVQNMNIMFGLQETAGIEHIALMP; from the coding sequence GTGATTAAGGTCGGAATCGTTGGAGGTACAGGATATACCGGGGTGGAGTTATTGCGTTTGTTGGCAATGCATCCTGATGTTGATCTACAGGTGATAACCTCGCGTTCAGAAGCGGGCACTCTGGTTTCCGACACATATCCAAATCTGAGAGGGCGCTTAGACCTCCCATTTACCGAACCCGATGTTAATAAACTGGCAGCATGTGACCTGGTTTTTTTCGCAACCCCTAATGGTGTGGCGATGAAGCAGGTACCCGAACTGCTGTCGAAAGGTGTTCGAGTGATTGACCTTGCGGCCGACTTCCGTATTTCTGATGTTGCAGTTTGGGAAAAGTGGTACGGTCAGAGTCATGCCTGCTCAGAATTGTTGAAGCAAGCGGTTTACGGGCTGCCTGAAATCAACAGGAGCGAAATAAAACATTGCCAGCTACTCGCTAATCCTGGGTGCTATCCAACCGCTGTTCAGCTGGGTTTTTTGCCGTTACTTGAAAATAATTTGATCGAAACCTCACATTTGATTGCTGATGCGAAATCTGGAATTAGTGGTGCCGGCCGAGGGGCTAATGTTGGGTCGTTGTTCAGTGAAACGTCCGGCAGTTTTAAAGCTTATGGCGCATCAGGTCACAGGCACTTACCAGAGATAAAGCAAGGCTTGAACGCCATGCAGGGTGGTGACGTTGGCCTCACTTTTGTACCTCATCTGTTACCGATGATAAGGGGCATCGAGGCGACGCTTTACGCCAGATTAACGCCTGACTCTCAGAAAGGTATGGCATTAGAGGATATTCAGGCACTGTTTGAAGCACGCTATAAAGATGAACCTTTCGTTGATGTTATGCCTCTGCGTTCACACCCTGAGACCAGAAGCGTTAAAGGCTCTAACATGTGCCGCATCGCCCTTCACCAGCAAGAAAATAGTGACACGATTATTGTCTTATCTGTAATTGATAATTTGGTCAAAGGTGCTGCTGGGCAAGCCGTTCAGAATATGAATATCATGTTTGGTTTACAGGAAACAGCGGGTATTGAGCATATTGCGCTAATGCCTTAG
- a CDS encoding DUF6160 family protein, translating into MPGFWSLNKNKFAVSVLLSNVLVGVNAFAELKPIDDREMSDITGQAFFSIDKTVNPSDSNISYTRLNMGMDIDIQSNIDKLELGRYARIDNETGQQESQAADIIIENMSLGYIYDEQYHIDNPNVPKPKHYDDNGQLITYKDGDIVPFKIEDPFIEFAFEGDKIIGSRIGFGKAQGLLSGDIQSLTGNVDIDIKGTVGNLQQALRQNGYSGCPWYNTFCLGYGDDQMPNVIVEHGGLLSGNKVGTSANLIHHGGSHNGQRDTARATSVGILNGSPFNLDFGWLGSINFTADQCALLGISVCFPLQNFNSLHIGKKDEQGNTIGAADGLFLSFQTQDLEWMKNVQGSNTASNYMNAVQGAFFNVPSGGLQVDFVSSLNGINRAKTEYIDRGQGLF; encoded by the coding sequence ATGCCTGGCTTTTGGTCGTTAAATAAAAATAAATTTGCCGTCAGTGTGCTTCTTTCAAATGTATTGGTTGGTGTAAATGCCTTTGCCGAACTAAAGCCTATTGATGATAGAGAGATGTCCGATATTACAGGGCAGGCCTTTTTCTCTATTGATAAAACCGTTAACCCGTCTGATTCAAATATCTCTTATACTCGCCTTAATATGGGGATGGATATTGATATCCAGTCCAATATTGATAAATTGGAATTAGGTCGTTATGCCCGGATAGATAATGAAACCGGCCAGCAAGAGTCCCAGGCTGCTGATATTATTATCGAGAATATGTCGCTGGGTTATATTTACGATGAACAATATCATATCGACAATCCTAATGTGCCCAAGCCAAAACACTATGACGATAACGGTCAGCTTATTACCTATAAAGATGGGGATATCGTTCCGTTCAAGATCGAAGATCCTTTTATAGAGTTTGCTTTTGAGGGCGACAAAATTATTGGTAGCCGAATCGGCTTTGGTAAGGCCCAAGGGTTGCTTAGCGGCGACATTCAAAGTTTAACGGGCAATGTTGATATAGATATTAAAGGGACAGTAGGGAATCTTCAGCAGGCACTGAGGCAAAACGGTTATTCTGGTTGTCCATGGTACAACACATTTTGCCTGGGTTATGGTGATGACCAAATGCCTAACGTTATTGTGGAGCATGGAGGATTGCTTTCAGGAAATAAAGTCGGCACTTCAGCCAACCTGATTCATCATGGCGGATCTCATAACGGGCAGAGGGATACTGCAAGAGCGACCTCTGTGGGTATACTTAATGGTTCGCCGTTCAATTTGGATTTTGGCTGGCTCGGAAGTATAAACTTTACTGCAGATCAGTGTGCCTTGTTGGGTATTAGTGTTTGCTTTCCTCTACAAAACTTCAACTCTTTGCATATCGGTAAAAAGGATGAGCAAGGAAATACCATTGGTGCGGCGGATGGGTTGTTTCTTTCTTTTCAGACCCAGGATCTTGAGTGGATGAAAAATGTGCAGGGTAGTAATACTGCCTCTAACTATATGAATGCTGTGCAAGGGGCGTTTTTTAATGTGCCTTCCGGAGGGTTGCAGGTCGATTTCGTGAGTTCACTCAATGGGATTAATCGGGCGAAGACTGAATATATTGATAGGGGGCAGGGGTTGTTTTAG
- a CDS encoding DUF6160 family protein — protein MSFCRALAPSILLSLSISNTIQAELKPISDQEMSAVTGQAYVSVDQASHPTESNVSYTRVNLGMKVETQLTADKLELGTYHRWEKHPTNPALNGTACNYCTGEEEGLEVIGSDILMENFGLGYIHSDSYANKYKSVPMLAKGVDRYGRVIKYSDGEIAPFEINNPFFEFARDEVTGDVIGMRIGFGESKGVLSGNILSLTGAVDVDIRDGVDGLSEARQQQNGNILEEALTLLTPLLVAGGDLSAQASLVDSNGDADPVRSSFIGMENGSEFKIAGADFIAAGAVPLLSGAGLIGSNSRSEFSSAFGCGLFGLLSCFNIYVESDNCVMLGIPTCFPLTNFQSMPVGKVEEIDGRQYITDTVSGLFLSFQTRDMEWSTGKAGNQAMNDFVKASSGAFLNIPTGSVKVNLSEVYNGVTGVRREYVDRGVGLF, from the coding sequence ATGAGTTTTTGCCGGGCTTTGGCACCCTCTATTTTATTGTCTTTAAGTATCTCAAATACTATTCAAGCTGAATTGAAGCCTATTTCTGACCAGGAGATGTCTGCGGTTACTGGTCAGGCATACGTCTCGGTTGATCAGGCCAGTCATCCTACAGAGTCAAATGTGTCTTATACCCGGGTTAATCTAGGGATGAAGGTGGAGACGCAATTGACAGCAGACAAACTTGAGTTGGGGACTTATCATCGCTGGGAAAAGCATCCTACGAATCCCGCCCTTAATGGCACTGCGTGCAATTACTGTACTGGCGAAGAGGAGGGGTTGGAAGTCATAGGTTCGGATATTTTGATGGAAAACTTTGGCCTGGGATATATTCATAGTGATAGCTACGCTAACAAATACAAGTCCGTTCCCATGCTAGCGAAGGGGGTTGACCGCTATGGGCGGGTGATCAAATACAGCGATGGTGAAATAGCGCCTTTTGAGATTAATAACCCGTTTTTCGAGTTTGCTCGTGATGAAGTGACAGGCGATGTAATAGGGATGCGAATAGGATTTGGCGAGTCTAAAGGGGTTCTATCCGGAAATATCTTATCATTAACCGGCGCTGTTGATGTTGATATACGAGATGGAGTGGATGGTCTGTCGGAGGCGCGGCAGCAGCAAAATGGCAATATTTTGGAGGAGGCATTGACTCTTTTAACGCCTCTTTTGGTCGCAGGAGGGGATTTAAGTGCTCAGGCGTCTTTGGTTGACTCAAATGGTGATGCTGATCCGGTTCGCTCTTCATTTATTGGGATGGAAAATGGCTCTGAGTTTAAGATTGCTGGAGCTGATTTTATTGCCGCAGGGGCTGTTCCGTTATTATCAGGTGCTGGACTTATTGGCAGTAACTCTCGTTCTGAGTTTTCCAGCGCTTTTGGCTGTGGTCTGTTCGGGTTGCTGTCTTGCTTTAATATTTATGTCGAGTCTGATAATTGTGTCATGCTAGGTATTCCGACCTGCTTTCCGCTTACTAACTTTCAGAGCATGCCTGTAGGTAAAGTGGAGGAGATAGATGGAAGGCAGTATATAACAGATACGGTTTCAGGCTTGTTTCTTTCATTTCAAACCAGGGATATGGAGTGGTCTACAGGAAAAGCAGGGAACCAAGCAATGAATGACTTTGTAAAAGCCTCATCTGGTGCTTTTTTGAATATTCCTACAGGTTCTGTAAAGGTGAATCTTAGTGAAGTTTATAATGGTGTAACAGGTGTTCGGCGCGAGTATGTAGATAGGGGGGTAGGATTATTCTAG
- the erpA gene encoding iron-sulfur cluster insertion protein ErpA — translation MPDPLVFTDAAASKVKSLIEEEGNPELKLRVFVTGGGCSGFQYGFTFDEAMADDDTAIEKEGVLLLVDPMSYQYLVGATVDYSEGLQGSQFVVNNPNASSTCGCGSSFSI, via the coding sequence ATGCCTGATCCATTGGTGTTTACTGATGCGGCTGCGTCAAAAGTTAAAAGTTTGATAGAAGAAGAGGGGAATCCTGAGTTAAAGCTTCGAGTGTTTGTTACCGGTGGAGGTTGTTCAGGTTTCCAGTATGGCTTCACGTTTGATGAGGCTATGGCAGATGATGATACCGCAATAGAAAAAGAGGGTGTTTTGTTACTTGTCGACCCTATGAGTTATCAATACCTGGTTGGCGCAACGGTTGACTATAGTGAGGGGTTGCAGGGTTCTCAATTTGTAGTGAATAACCCAAATGCCTCAAGCACCTGTGGCTGCGGTTCTTCTTTCAGTATTTAG
- the tyrS gene encoding tyrosine--tRNA ligase, whose product MSSVEQVLSVIRRGADEILVEEDLVKKLESGKKLRVKAGFDPTAPDLHLGHTVLINKLKQFQDLGHDVLFLIGDFTGMIGDPTGKSATRPPLTEEQVKKNAESYKEQVFKILDPEKTTVMFNSEWMRGMSASDMIRLAGQYTVARMLERDDFSKRFKGEQSIAIHEFLYPLVQGYDSVAMEADVELGGTDQKFNLLMGRTLQKNAGQDPQTIITMPILEGLDGVQKMSKSLGNYIGVSDSPGEMYTKILSMPDTLIWRYFELLSFRPMEEVDGLRQEVESGRNPQEVKQILAKEIIGRFHDEEAAASAHKSAGNKMGLGEIPDDVPEVELELDGQPEIWVNEILRRAGLVVNGKAAKDALGRGVVFADGEKVEPGFKMVSGESKVIQAGKKKIARVTVK is encoded by the coding sequence ATGTCCTCAGTAGAGCAAGTATTATCGGTAATTCGTCGTGGAGCAGATGAGATTCTCGTCGAAGAAGATTTAGTTAAGAAGCTGGAATCAGGTAAGAAGTTGAGAGTAAAAGCGGGTTTCGATCCAACAGCGCCTGACTTGCACTTGGGGCACACAGTGCTGATTAATAAGCTAAAACAGTTTCAGGATCTGGGTCATGACGTACTGTTTTTGATTGGCGACTTTACCGGTATGATTGGTGATCCAACAGGTAAGAGTGCTACTCGCCCTCCGCTAACTGAGGAGCAGGTAAAAAAGAATGCTGAGTCGTACAAGGAGCAAGTTTTTAAAATTCTTGATCCCGAGAAAACAACGGTAATGTTCAACTCCGAATGGATGAGGGGCATGTCAGCGTCCGATATGATTCGACTGGCTGGTCAGTACACCGTGGCGAGAATGCTAGAGCGTGATGACTTTAGTAAGCGGTTTAAGGGTGAGCAGTCTATAGCTATTCATGAGTTTTTGTACCCCTTGGTGCAGGGTTATGATTCGGTTGCCATGGAAGCTGATGTCGAGCTTGGAGGAACGGATCAGAAGTTTAACTTGCTGATGGGGCGTACATTACAGAAAAATGCGGGGCAGGATCCGCAAACTATTATCACAATGCCAATTCTTGAAGGGTTGGATGGTGTACAGAAGATGTCCAAGTCCCTCGGCAACTATATTGGGGTTTCCGATTCGCCTGGTGAAATGTATACCAAGATCCTCTCTATGCCTGACACGCTAATTTGGCGCTATTTTGAGTTGCTGAGCTTTAGGCCTATGGAAGAGGTTGACGGTCTTCGGCAAGAGGTGGAATCAGGGAGAAACCCTCAAGAGGTCAAACAGATCTTGGCAAAAGAGATTATAGGGCGCTTTCATGATGAGGAGGCTGCTGCATCGGCTCATAAATCGGCAGGCAATAAAATGGGCTTGGGTGAGATACCTGATGATGTGCCAGAGGTCGAGCTTGAATTGGATGGACAGCCTGAGATATGGGTAAACGAAATTCTCCGGCGAGCGGGGTTGGTTGTGAACGGCAAGGCGGCTAAAGATGCGTTGGGTCGAGGGGTTGTGTTCGCTGATGGTGAAAAAGTTGAGCCTGGGTTCAAGATGGTTTCTGGTGAAAGCAAGGTGATACAGGCAGGCAAGAAGAAGATCGCGCGTGTGACTGTTAAGTAG
- a CDS encoding OapA family protein: MTREFPKAHLFAAGGLSLALSIMLLLSPSSEVEANRISIPLQVADEDLSKTASAAASQIDEQHIDNQHQEISTSPEDVTPTPVETDIVIEQWDNFKVKKGDTLSTLFKKAGLNDKIMYKVIAGHKSNKALASIYPGETIAFLKDEDEKLKQIRLQRSQLESFVLSRQENGKFTSEEVFVKPDIQLAYAEGTIDSSLFLAGQKAGLKQSLIMELANIFGWDIDFILDIRSGDSFNLVYEELYIDGNKIGEGKIIAATFNNQGRELKAVLYTDKKGDSNYFTPEGHSMRKAFLRSPIDFARISSHFNLRRKHPVLHTIRAHKGTDYAARRGTPIKATGDGKVVHAGRKGGYGKAVIIQHGQKFTTLYAHMSKYARGVRNGSRVKQGQIIGYVGSTGLASGPHLHYEFKVNGVHKNSVKVKLPQANPIKKSEMADFRKQTNLYLSQLETLSQSYRLAAN; this comes from the coding sequence GTGACACGAGAATTTCCAAAAGCGCATCTTTTTGCTGCGGGAGGCCTAAGCCTTGCTTTAAGCATCATGCTGTTACTAAGCCCCAGTAGTGAAGTCGAAGCCAACCGCATATCTATTCCATTGCAGGTAGCTGATGAAGACCTTTCCAAGACAGCCTCTGCAGCCGCTTCTCAAATAGACGAGCAACATATAGACAATCAACATCAGGAAATTAGCACTTCACCAGAGGATGTCACTCCCACTCCAGTTGAAACTGACATAGTTATCGAGCAGTGGGATAATTTTAAAGTCAAAAAGGGCGACACCTTATCAACGCTTTTCAAGAAAGCGGGCCTCAATGACAAAATCATGTACAAAGTGATTGCCGGGCACAAATCAAATAAAGCGCTTGCTAGCATCTACCCGGGCGAGACCATTGCATTTCTTAAAGATGAAGACGAAAAACTAAAGCAGATAAGACTGCAACGAAGCCAGCTAGAGTCATTTGTGCTATCCCGTCAGGAGAACGGTAAATTCACTAGCGAAGAGGTCTTCGTTAAGCCAGATATACAACTTGCCTACGCAGAAGGGACCATTGACAGCTCGCTATTTCTTGCAGGACAAAAGGCCGGTCTGAAGCAGTCCCTGATTATGGAGCTGGCAAACATTTTCGGCTGGGATATCGATTTTATTCTCGATATTCGAAGTGGCGACTCGTTTAATCTCGTATACGAGGAGCTTTATATTGATGGCAATAAAATTGGTGAAGGCAAAATTATAGCTGCCACCTTCAACAACCAAGGACGCGAACTAAAAGCCGTTTTATATACAGACAAAAAGGGAGACAGCAACTATTTCACTCCCGAAGGGCATAGCATGAGAAAGGCCTTTTTAAGATCGCCTATCGATTTTGCTCGAATATCATCACACTTTAATCTTCGTCGTAAGCACCCTGTTCTGCATACAATCAGGGCGCACAAAGGCACAGATTATGCCGCCAGAAGAGGAACCCCCATCAAAGCGACTGGCGATGGCAAGGTTGTTCATGCAGGCAGAAAAGGGGGCTACGGTAAAGCCGTTATTATTCAACATGGCCAGAAATTCACTACGCTGTATGCCCATATGAGCAAATATGCACGCGGTGTACGAAACGGCTCCCGTGTTAAACAGGGCCAGATCATTGGTTATGTTGGCAGTACCGGACTCGCATCTGGCCCACACCTTCATTATGAATTTAAGGTGAACGGCGTACATAAGAACTCAGTAAAAGTGAAGCTGCCTCAAGCAAACCCTATCAAGAAGAGCGAAATGGCTGATTTTAGAAAACAGACCAACCTCTACCTATCGCAGCTTGAAACCCTATCACAGAGCTACCGCCTGGCCGCTAACTAG
- a CDS encoding DUF6776 family protein, with protein sequence MSLRSKEKLIVVPHRPGQRAKQTLFFVLSSVAIAVVGFVAGESRLSAQNTELEAERDSLRQEVKRLSESDIRYRQEIANLERGRAIDSQAKQSVKSTIRGLEKEVSQLKADVSFYKNILAPADNTKGLQVQKLEILSTSDRKRYAYKVVLTQVANNKRYIQGVVAVNFIGSKGGKKEILPLRDISDVKELGIKFKFRYFQDIAGELILPDDFTPEKVQIVAQARGKKNTRVEQTFDWKT encoded by the coding sequence ATGTCATTAAGGTCTAAGGAAAAACTAATTGTTGTACCCCATCGTCCGGGGCAGAGAGCAAAACAAACGCTGTTTTTTGTTCTCTCTTCTGTGGCTATAGCGGTTGTTGGGTTTGTGGCTGGTGAGTCCCGATTGTCTGCACAGAATACCGAGCTTGAGGCAGAAAGGGATAGCTTGCGTCAGGAGGTTAAGCGCCTCAGCGAAAGTGATATTCGTTATAGGCAGGAAATTGCAAACCTTGAGCGTGGCAGAGCAATTGATAGCCAGGCCAAGCAGTCCGTTAAGTCGACTATACGAGGGCTGGAAAAAGAGGTTAGCCAGTTGAAAGCTGACGTATCCTTTTATAAAAACATTTTGGCTCCTGCTGACAACACAAAAGGCCTACAAGTACAAAAGCTTGAAATTCTCAGCACCTCGGATCGAAAACGCTATGCTTATAAGGTGGTGTTGACGCAGGTCGCGAACAATAAGCGATATATACAGGGTGTTGTTGCGGTTAACTTTATCGGCTCAAAAGGGGGGAAAAAAGAAATCCTCCCGCTGCGCGATATCTCCGATGTTAAGGAACTGGGGATAAAATTCAAATTCAGATACTTTCAGGATATTGCTGGCGAGCTGATTCTTCCTGATGACTTCACGCCAGAAAAAGTTCAAATCGTAGCGCAGGCACGAGGTAAGAAGAATACCAGAGTAGAGCAGACATTTGATTGGAAGACTTAG
- a CDS encoding IS1182 family transposase: MGRQYKKTHSRDQGDLFPSHMDDYVHERHPIRALDAYVECLDLGKLGYQHTLENKVNSGQPAYPPGALLKLYLYGYLNRIKSSRRLEQECHRNIEVMWLVQGLKPSYKTIANFRSQNRRAIRETHKEFILFCKKLSLFGGQCIAIDGSFFKGSASRKSFTTTTGLKKKLKKLEAHIEQWQNELDQQDAQEKEEENKPSDIELEKVLQQLEDWKKEKQDKESELKRLEKSKKTQESSTDKDARLLNKGTQKVSGYSVQIAVDNKHHLIVCEEVTTEPNDLKQLHPMSLKAKKILNSDELEVLADAGYYSGAHIAKCVKDKITPYVPKPKTGGKGKKGRYTKDQFIYDARKNHYVCPAGESLNQRGSPRTQNGQVFHRFSASETVCKSCPQKASCLGEKIPCRVVWRSENADLLTAHQERMKVSKGKMRERSTLVEHPFGTMKSRAGWSHFLLRGQEKVAAEFSLMALCYNLTRALNVLGFDRLLEEIKNKALFRLNRRSPELYLKAYKYYLFLQTIIIKAVVMTPDSLRVRFEVKESLAC, encoded by the coding sequence ATGGGAAGACAATACAAGAAAACACACTCCCGCGATCAAGGGGATTTGTTTCCGAGCCATATGGATGACTACGTGCATGAGAGGCATCCCATCAGAGCCCTTGATGCCTATGTTGAATGTTTAGACTTAGGAAAGCTCGGCTATCAACATACCTTAGAAAACAAGGTTAATAGCGGGCAGCCTGCCTACCCTCCCGGTGCGTTACTCAAGCTTTACCTCTACGGATATCTAAACCGCATTAAGTCGAGTCGTCGGTTGGAACAAGAGTGCCACCGTAATATAGAGGTGATGTGGTTAGTTCAAGGGCTTAAGCCAAGCTATAAGACGATCGCTAATTTTCGCAGCCAAAACCGGCGTGCGATTCGGGAGACTCATAAAGAGTTTATTTTATTCTGCAAGAAACTTTCGTTGTTTGGAGGCCAGTGCATTGCTATTGACGGCAGTTTCTTTAAAGGAAGCGCGAGCCGCAAGAGCTTTACGACCACCACAGGTCTCAAGAAGAAGCTCAAAAAGCTAGAGGCGCATATCGAGCAATGGCAGAACGAGCTAGATCAGCAAGATGCGCAGGAAAAGGAAGAAGAAAACAAGCCCAGTGATATTGAACTGGAAAAAGTGCTTCAGCAACTCGAAGACTGGAAAAAAGAAAAACAAGATAAAGAGAGCGAATTAAAAAGGTTAGAAAAATCTAAAAAAACACAAGAGAGCAGTACAGACAAAGATGCCCGTTTACTGAACAAAGGAACTCAAAAGGTATCCGGCTACAGCGTACAGATAGCAGTAGATAACAAGCATCACTTGATCGTTTGCGAAGAAGTCACAACGGAGCCAAACGACCTTAAACAATTGCACCCAATGTCGCTAAAAGCAAAGAAAATACTGAATTCAGATGAGTTAGAAGTGCTTGCTGATGCGGGCTATTACAGCGGGGCGCATATTGCTAAGTGTGTAAAAGATAAGATAACACCTTATGTTCCCAAGCCTAAAACGGGGGGTAAAGGGAAAAAGGGAAGGTACACAAAAGACCAGTTCATATATGATGCGAGGAAAAATCATTATGTGTGCCCTGCAGGAGAGTCATTAAACCAACGAGGGTCGCCCCGCACACAGAACGGACAAGTATTTCATCGCTTCAGTGCATCAGAAACAGTCTGTAAAAGCTGCCCCCAAAAAGCAAGCTGTCTTGGGGAGAAAATACCTTGCCGAGTCGTGTGGCGAAGTGAGAATGCAGACCTGCTCACAGCTCATCAAGAACGAATGAAGGTAAGCAAAGGAAAAATGCGCGAGCGAAGTACACTCGTTGAGCACCCATTTGGCACGATGAAATCTAGAGCAGGTTGGAGCCACTTCCTGCTAAGAGGCCAAGAGAAGGTAGCGGCTGAGTTTAGTTTAATGGCGTTATGTTATAATCTCACACGTGCACTTAATGTGTTGGGGTTCGACAGGCTCCTTGAGGAGATAAAAAATAAAGCTCTGTTTCGCCTTAATAGAAGGAGCCCAGAGCTATATTTAAAGGCCTATAAGTATTACCTGTTTCTACAGACAATAATTATAAAGGCCGTTGTAATGACGCCAGATTCGCTTCGAGTTCGTTTTGAAGTCAAAGAATCTCTTGCTTGTTAA